Sequence from the Pseudophaeobacter arcticus DSM 23566 genome:
GGTCGAGCTCAGCATTTATTTGGGTCACGCCCTCACCCAGATAGGCGGCCACCAGCTGGGCTTCGCTGATGTTGAACTGCGCGGCAAAATCGCGATCGCGCATCTTGTGGTTTTCTTGACGCATCTGGCGAATGGCCTGCGAGTCCAGCGGCGGAGTAAGGCTCATGTCTGGCCCTTTCAAAGTTGCAAGTTGGTGCGGAAAGGGCTGGCGCCGGCGCGTTGACCCATCGATTTGGGGGGCAGCTTCGGGCTGGCAGCTGCGGTGACGCAGCGGTTTATTTATGTTGACTGTTTTTATCACCTTTACTATCAGCCTCAAGTGGAAATCAATGATTCCACCAGAAACTATAGAAACTACCGCGCCAGCCCCTTCTGCAAGCTTCGGTTCAAAGACCAAGACGCAAAGGGACATGTGATGGGGAAATTTCGGCTGACGCAGCATTTGCTGGGGACCGTTTCCATATTGGGTTTGACGCTCGGATCGGGGGCATTGGCGCAGGATCTGCTAGAAGAACTGCCACCCGAGGTTCAGGGTGAAGGGTTCCTGGGCACCATTGAGCTGGGTCAGGGGAAGCGCGAAGTTCAGGTCGGTACCGCCGAGGCGCTGACAGTGATCAACCAGGAAGAAATTGACGACCGGCAGGCAGGCACGATTGCTGAACTGATCGATTCCGTTCCAGGCGTTGCCCTGGTAAACGGGTCGCGTCCCGAAGGCTCGGGGATCAATATCCGAGGCTTTGGCGCCAATGGCACCTATGGCACCGACCAGAAAGTAGCCATTGTCATTGATGGCGCCACAACCGGATCAGAAGAGATCTACCGCGTCGGCACGCAGCTGTTTACCGATCCTTCCCTTTACAAAAGCGTCTCAGTAAATCGCGGTACGGTTGGCTCGTTTGAATTTGGATCGGGCATCATTGGCGGTGTGGTCTCTTTTGAAACCAAAGATGCCTCCGACTTCACCGGTGGTGAAATTGGTTTGCGCTTTCGGCAGACGCTTGGCTACTCCAGCAACGGCGCGGGATATCACAGCTCGTCGATCATCGCCTGGCAGCCGATGGAAAACCTTGAGGTTCTGCTGAACTACACCAAGCGGGATACGGATGCCTACAAGGATGGCGATGGCAATCTGATTCAATATACCGCGACCGAGCCCTATTCCGGGCTTGCAAAGATCAAATACACCTTTGGGGATGCGGGTGAACACGGGCTGACATTCAGCTATCAGAAGACATCAACCGAGGAATTCGACGCGCCCTATGATGCGTTTAACGTTGTCAACTTTGGCAATGTGAACCGCCAGACAGAGTCCGAGATTGCGACTCTGAAATACGAATACAATCCGGTTGGCAACGATCTGATTGATCTGACCGTGCAGTATTCTTATTCCGATATCTATATCGAAAGTGAGCCAACCAATCCGGGTGGTTTTGCCGATTATTTGTTGGACGGCGATCACGACTACACCATTGATAAGCTGACAGTCAAAAACGCCATGTTCTTCCAGACCGGTGCAGCCTCGCATGATTTGCGGTTCGGGGTTGAATGGATCAGCAAGGACCGCCTTGAAAGTCAGGTAGATCCGGTTTCTGGCAATGTTTCAGTCCCCGGCGGCAGGGATGAGCGGACCGCCCTGTTTCTTGTTGATGACATCGATCTAGGGGGCCATTGGACAATCAGTCCGGCTTTGCGTTGGGAAAGTCAAAAGATCACCGGGGCGGGGACCTATGCTGGGGATCGCTATGACAATTCGGCTTTGATGGGTGGCATTTCAGCGCGCTATGAATTTGACTCCGGGGTCTCTGTATTTGCCAGTGCGGCCTATACCGAAAGCTTGCCGATCCTCGACGATTTGAACAACCCAACCTATATGAACCAACCCGAAAAATCGACAACCTATGAGTTCGGCGCTGCCTATGCGTCGAGCGGCGTCTTTGCGGGCGATGACTCGCTCCAGGTCAAGGCAAATGTCTTCTTCACACGTCTGTGGGATGTCACTTCCTATTCGGGCATCGGCGCAGTCGAAAGCCATGGTTTGGAGGTTGAAATGACCTATGCCATGGAAAACGGAACCTATTTTGATCTGAACACAGCCTATGGCGACTACGATGCGCTGCAATCCTCGGGGCTTTGGGGGCAGTGGGACAATGCGCCAGCCAACTCCGCGCGCCTGACTGTGGGTAAGCGCCTTGGTGAGGCCTGGGATCTGAGCTGGGAACAGGTGGTGGCCGAGAATGGTTCGCGCAACTACGGTGGCTATGGAGTCAGCAATTTGCGGGCAACCTACCGTCCACAATCGGGAGCGCTGCAAGGCGCCGAGATCCGCCTTGGGATCGAGAATGCATTTGATCGCCAGTACAAGCCCAACCTCGCCACCGAATACAAAACAGGGCGTAACTTTAAGCTGACTTTGGCAAAATCCTTCTGATCCAACCACAACAAATGAGGTCACAGATGGCACAACTGGCTCACTTTACCGCGGCTCTGGCGCTTGGATATTGCGGTGTCTTTGGAGGCCATGCAACGGCGCAGGAGGCAATGCCGCCTGTGCCCGGAGCAAGGCCCGAGGCAATCTCGATCGAGCTAAGCGCGGCCGAGGACATCGGGGCGGCCTGCAAGCTGTCCTTTGTGGTGACCAATAGCCACGGGCAGGACATCGACAAGGCGGTCTACGAGATGGTTTTGTTCGACGCCGCTGGTCAGGTGTCTCGTCTGACCCTGTTGGATTTTCAAGATCTTCCTGCCGGGCGCCTGCGGGTGCGGCAGTTTCAATTTCCACAGCCCTGCGCTGACATCAGCCGGGTGCTGATAAACGGAGCCCAGACCTGCACCGCTGCGGGCCTGGACGTGGGGGGGTGTTCGCAGGGGCTGACCCTGACCAGCCGGACCAAGATGGAGTTGTTGGGATGACCCTGATCCAAGAGGCCATCACGCGTGTTCTGGATCTTGGGGGGCCCGTTGTTTTGCTGCTTTTGTGTGTTTCGGTGCTGACAGCGGCGCTGGTGATCTACAAATTGTGGCAATACCAGGCGGCGCGGGTGGGGCGCCACCGGCAGCTGGCAACGGCTGTCGCCGCCTGGGATAATGGCGACAGGGAGCGGGCGCTCAAGGCGCTGGGCGAAAGCCGATCCTACCTTGGTCCGGTGTTGCGCATGGCCTTGACGTCACCGCAGTCTGCGGAACTGTCAGAGCGGGTCGACGCCGAGGCAGAAGCCCGGTTTGCGCAGCTGGAGCGCGGGCTGGGGGCGCTGGATATGGTGGCGCAACTGGCGCCTTTGATGGGGCTTTTTGGCACTGTGATCGGCATGATCGAAGCCTTTCAGAAGCTGCAGTCTGCCGGTTCTTCGGTGGATCCCTCGCTGCTGGCGGGCGGGATCTGGGTGGCGCTGCTGACGACGGCTGCGGGGCTGGCGGTGGCGATGCCAACCTCGCTGGTGCTGAGCTGGCTTACGGCGCGGATGCAGCGCGAACGGGTCTTTGCCAATCAGGCTTTGCGGGTTGTCTTTGCGCCTCAGGTATCGGCGGGGTCTCAGCCCGCTGCGGCGGCTCAGATATCTCCCGAGGCTGGTGTCGCGCCGCCTGTGGGACCCGTGGCACATGCCGGTTAAACTCTCCCCTCCCCAGCGTGGACGCCTGTCGATGACCTCGCTTATTGATGTGATTTTCCTGTTGCTGCTGTTTTTTATGCTGACCTCAACCTTCTCGAAATATGGCGAGGTTGAGCTGATGGCGGCTGGCACTGGCAGTACAGCGCCGAGCCGTCAAAAGCTGTTTGTCAGTCTTGGGCCCGACGCTGTGATGCTGAACGGTCAGAGCGTTGATCTGGACCGGATCGCGGACCTGATCCGCAGCCAGCCGCAGGACAGCCGGGGCCATCTGGTTCTGATCAGCCCCAATGCGCAGGCGACTTCGCAGCGTCTGGTCGATCTGCTGGCGGTGCTGCGACAGGTAGAAAACCTGCAAACGGTGGTCCTGGGCTGATGCAGTTGAAAACCCGTTCTCAGACGCAGAAAGAACCAACAATCGCCCTGATCAACATCGTGTTTCTGATGCTGATCTTTTTTATGATTGCCGGCACTCTGGCGCCGCCCATCGACAAGGACCTGACGCTGGTCAAGACCTCGGATCTTGAGGGGCGGGAGCCCCCGGATACCCTGGTGGCGCATGCGGATGGGCGGTTGTCGCTGCGCGGTCAGCCTGTTGCCGGGGCCAAGAGCTATATGGCCGGGTTGTCACCTGAGGCGCGGCAGGTGGTGCGGATTGTGCCGGATCAGGCCCTGCCAGCCAGGGAGCTGGTGCGACTTGGCAATGCTCTGCGCGCAGCGGGGGCGCAGCGGGTGGTTCTGATCTCTGAAAGGGCACTGTAGCCATGGCCGGGCAATTAAATGTTGGGCAATTAAATGCTGTGCTCCGACAGGTGCCGCAATCGCAAATGGCGGCATTTCTTTCCCTGCTCCTGGCCTTGGGACTGCATGCTGTCCCTGTCTTGCAGAGTAAGACAAACCCGGTGCAGCAGGCGGGAGGCAGGACTGCTTTGGCGGCGCAGGGCAACAGTTTTACCAATCTGGCGGTTGGGGTCGAAACCCCAAAAGAGGCCGTGGCGCCGCAGCCTGTCCCTCAGGCCGCACCAGCACCACCGGTTCAGCCGCAGCCTGCTGCCCCTGCCAGCTCGCCCTTGATGAAACGGCTTGTGGCCGAGGGTCCGGCCCCCGTTGCGCAGATCAAAACCGTTCAAGGTGGCGTACCCTTGGTTCCTCTCAGGGGAGAACCGCCAGTGGAGCCACCTGTCGAACCACCTGTCGAACCAGCTGCGCTGAACCCGGGGCTTGAACTTGCCCAACCGCCACTTGCTGAGCCCGCCACAAATGCGGTGCTGGATGTGGCGGAACCGGTATCTCAGATCGAGCAGGCCAGCCCAGTGGTGCAAACCACAGCGCAAACTATGGTGCAAACCCCGGCTGAGGCAACAGCTGTACCACCTGTTGAGCCCAATGAGGCGCAACCGCCAGAGCCGCAAAGCCCGGTGGTTACCCATTCCCTGCGCCCCCCTGAGCGTCCAGTTGAACATCCGGCTGAACCGCCGGTCTCGCCAGAACCGGCCCCCGCTCCACGCAGGGCAGAAAATGCAGCTGTCACACCCGTGGCGACGGCAAAGCCGCGCGGCAATGCAGCGGCCAGCGCAACCCGCGGCACCCAGCATTCGACCCGCAGCACAGCGGGGGGGCTGGCCGCAAGCGCGGCGGGCACGGCACAGACGCAGGGCAATGCAGCGGCCAGCAATTACTCTGGTTTGGTGATGCGCCGCATTCAACGAGCCAAACGGCGGGCAGATGTCCGGGGGGTCGCGCTGGTGCGCTTTCGCATAACGGCTGGTGGCGGCCTGGCCGGGGTGAGCATTGCGCGCAGCTCGGGGTCGGGCAAACTGGATGGAATTGCGCTGGCACAGATCCGCCGCGCCGCGCCCTTTCCGCCGCCACCCAATGGCGCGCGCACCAGCTTTACCGTCCGGATCAAGGGGCAGTGAGCCGCAAGAGTGCAGAGCAACAGATTTTGATCAAATGATTGCAGGGGAATTACGGGATGGGGTAGACAGCGGTCAGGATTGATCACAAGGGGCAAGACCCCGAATAAGGATAAGCCCATGACCCCGCTTTCTGGCCTCAAAGTTGTTGAATTGGCGCGCATTCTGGCAGGCCCCTGGATCGGCCAGTCGCTGGCGGATTTGGGCGCCAAAGTGACCAAAGTTGAAAGCCCGGACGGGGATGATACCCGCAGCTGGGGGCCTCCGTTTATTGAGCGCGACGGCGATAAAACAGCAGCCTATTATTATGCCGCCAATCGTGGCAAAGACTGTGTTGTGGCGGATTTTCGCAGCGAAGCAGGGCGCGCAGAGGTGCTGGAGCTGATCCGGGATGCGGATATTCTGATCGAGAATTTTAAGGTCGGTGGGTTGGCGAAATATGGTCTCGATTATGAGAGCCTGGCCAAGGTGAACCCGCGACTGATCTATTGCTCGGTCACCGGGTTTGGTCAGGACGGACCCTACGCCAAACGCGCAGGTTATGACTTTTTGCTGCAGGGCATGTCGGGGCTGATGTCGATCACCGGCGAGCCCACTGGCCAGCCGCAAAAGGTTGGAGTGGCGATCACCGATGTGGTCACCGGGCTCTATGGGACCATTGGTATTCTGGCGGCGGTTGAACAGCGCCATACCACAGGCCGGGGTCAGCACATCGACATGTCCCTGCTGGACTGCGCTACGGCGGTTCTGGCCAATCAGGCGATGAACTACCTTGCAACCGGCGACAGCCCGACACGGCTGGGCAATGCGCATCCCAATATCGCGCCCTACCAGGTCATGGCGGTACAGGATGGGCATATCATTCTGGCCGTGGGCAATGATGGGCAGTTCCAGCGCTTGTGCGATGTGCTGGGGCTGGCCGGGATCAAGGCGGATGCGCGGTTCAGCTCGAACCAGCTGCGGGTGGCCAATCGCGATGCCTTGACCACTTTGCTGGAAACCGTGCTGGCAGGCTGGACCCGGGGAGAGCTGCTGGCGGCACTGGAGGCGGCGACGGTTCCGGCCGGTCCGATCAATACTGTGGGGCAGGCCTTTGACGATCCGCAGCTTCAGCATCGCGGAATGCAGATTTCCCCAGAAGGCATCCCTGGCGTCCGTGGTCCCTGGAAATTCTCTGATGCTGAGCTGGCGCTGGAGAAATCGGCACCAAAACTGCCCAAGCTGGCCAAATAGTCCGACCGCTTTTGGCTTACCCCGTCTGGGGAGTGATGCTGAGGGGGGGCTGATCCCCCAGCAGGCGCCGTACCTTTGGATCCAGCCTGACGCTGGTGCTGGGGTAGGCTCCGGTCAGTGCCAGCGCTTCGCGGGCGCTGGTGCGCTCAGTGATGCGCACCCATACGGTACGGGTGGCAAAGGGCTGCTGATCCGGGCGGGCAGAGACCCCAAGGGTCAGCCCCTGCAGGTAACTTGTCTGTTGCGGGTGTTCCGGCATCAGAACCGTCTCAGACAAAAAGCCGCCTTCACGTCGGGATGTCTCATACATGCAAAGCCGGTTTCCCTGAAAACTGGCCAGCCCGTGATACCGCCCGCGTTGGCGAATGCTGCCGTCCTGGGAACTGGCCCGCTCATAGGTATGGGTGACAACCAGACCGTCCTGGGCGCGCAGCTGGATCAGACTGCGCAGGATCTGCCCCGGCCAGGTCGGGGTGCAGTAATAGGCGTGATAGATCCCTAAAAACCGCCGCAGCGGGCGGGCCTGGTTTTGAAACAATCGATTGAACGGAAGCAGGGAAGGATTTGCGGCCAGCGCTGCCTTATCCAGCCGCGCGCCCTGTGTGGCGCAGAATTCCGCATGGGGCGCCAGCAGCTCTGCCTCTGTCAGGGCAAAATACTTACTGATGCGCCGCAGGTTATGCGCCGAGGGGGCGCCGCCGCCGCTGAGATAGCGGTTGAACTGCTGACGGTTGATGCCGATGCCACGGCAGGTCTGGGCAATCGGCCCCGCCTCGGCACAGAGCCAGCGCAGGTTTTGGGAAAAGGAGGACTGCATCTGGCTCTCGCTTTTTGAGGTCTCGATAAAATGCTTACATTAGCGTCACTTTGTGCACAATCGCGCAGTATGTGAATTCAATGACCTGGGCGAGATTGCAGCAAGATTTTTAGCCAGAAAAGAGAGCCTCGGATGCCCAACGCCTATGACCTGATCGAGTCCACCTGGATCACCCTGCCCGACGGGCGCCGCCTGGCCGCGCGGATGTGGTTGCCACGGGTGCAGACTCCGGTTCCAGCCATTCTGGAATATCTGCCCTATCGCCAGGGCGATGGCACCGCGCCGCGCGATGAAACCACCCATACGGTTTTTGCCAGCGAAGGCTATGCCTGTATCCGCGTTGACATCGCCGGAACGGGGGACAGCGAAGGCGTCTTTGATGACGAATATTCGGAGCAGGAGCTGAGCGATGGCGAAGCGGTTCTGGCCTGGATTGCGGCGCAGGACTGGTGCGACGGAAACATCGGTATGATCGGCATTTCCTGGGGTGGTTTCAATGGGTTGCAACTGGCCTTCCGCCGTCCCGAGGCGCTCAAGGCGGTGGTCTCGGTGGCCTCGACTGCGGATCGCTACGCCGATGATATCCACTATATGGGCGGCTGCCTGCTCAGCGATAATGCCAATTGGGGTAGCCAGATGTTTGCCTATCAATCGCGCCCGGCAAACCCCAAGAACCGCGCCGACTGGCGGGCGGACTGGATCAAACGGATTGCGGAGATGCCCTTTATGGCCGCTGACTGGCTGCGCCATCCAACCCGCGATGAGCAATGGAAACACGGCTCTGTCTGCGAGGATTGGTCGGCCATCACCGCCCCGGTGCTGGCGATCACCGGCTGGGCGGATGCCTATGTGAATACACCATCCGCCCTGGCGGCAAATCTCACCGCGCCCGCCAAGGCGCTGGTTGGCCCCTGGGAGCATCGCTACGCCCATATCGCCAAACTGGATCCGGCGGATTTCCATGGCGAAGTGCTGGCCTGGTTTGATCACTACCTGCGCGCTAAGGACAGCGGCGCACAGGATCTGCCAGACTACCGGACCTATATGCAGGAGCATTTCAACCCGACCATGCAGAACAAGCCCCGCCAGGGCCGCTGGGTGGCCGAGGCGCAGTGGCCATCGCCCAATGTGCGGGACCGGGTGATGTATCTGGGCGCAGAGGCACTGTCGGAAGAGGTCGCTACAGGACAGCGGGTTGTGCGCAACCCCGCCACGCTGGGGCAGGCAGCGGGCTATTTTTGCGCCGGCATGCGGTTTGAAAATGAACTCCCCGGGGATCAGGCAGCGGACGATGCCTTGTCCACCTACTTTGACACCACACCGCTGACGGAGCCGCTGGAGATTTTAGGGCGGCCGCGCCTGCGGGTCTCGTTCAGCGTTGACCGTCCGGTGGCGCAGCTGGTGGCACGGCTGTGTGATGTCTCTCCCGAAGGGATCTCGCAGCGGATCACCTATCGCACCCTGAACCTGACCCATCGCGACAGCCATGAAACCCCAGAGCTGCTGGTGCCGGGGCAGCGCTATGAGGCCGAGATCGCACTGAATGAATGTGCCCATCACCTGCGCGCCGGGCATCAGCTGCGGCTGGCGCTTTCGACCTCTTACTGGCCCATCGTCTGGCCCGCACCGCAGGCGGCCGAAGTGACGCTGCATCTGGAGAGCTCTAGACTCACCCTGCCGGAGCGGCGCGTTGCAACAGAGATCGCACCGCAAAACCCCGGTGCGCCGCGCGATTACCCAACCCTGCAATCGCAGGTGCTGCGGCCCGCCAGCGGCACCTCACAGACCACAACCCGCGAAGATGGCACAGTGGTGCTGGATACCTTTGATGATTACGGCAAGGCGGTGGATCCTTACCACGGGCTGACGGTGGGCAGTCATGTTTCGATGCACTATGCAATCCACCCTGACGACCCGGCAACCGCTGTGTTTGCCAGTGACTGGGAATTCACCTTTGAGCAAGAGGGCTGGCAGGTCTCGATTGATACTGAGAACAAGATGAGTTGCGACGTGGAGAATTTCTATCTCTGGCGCAAAGTGACGGCCCGTGAGGGGGCTGAGGGGGCTGAGGTTCTGGTCAAGGAATGGCAGGAGACCATCCCGCGCGGCTTTCAGTGACGGGCTTTAGGTCAAATCCAAGGTCAGGCGTCTTTCGCCTGACCATCGTTGCGGTTTTGTCTTAAAAATCCAGGCCCAGATCCAGGGTGCTTGCCGAATGGGTCAGTGCACCAGACGAGATGAAATCGACACCCGTCGCGGCGACTTCGGCAATGCGCTCCAGCTTCATGTTGCCAGAGGCCTCTGTCACCAGATGGCCACGGGTCATCTCGACGGCGCGGATGAGGTCCGGGGTGCTCATATTGTCCAGTAGCACCACATCGGCGCCACCGGTTTCCAGTACCTGGCTCAGCTGATCCAGGGTGTCGACCTCGATTTCGACCTTCATCATATGGCTCACACTGGCCTTGGCTGCGTTCAACACCTGCGGGATGCCGCCAGCGGCGGCGATATGGTTGTCCTTGATCAGGATCGCGTCTGACAGACCAAAGCGGTGGTTCGAGCCACCGCCGTGGATCACCGCTTGTTTCTCCACCATCCGCAGCCCCGGCGTGGTCTTGCGGGTGCAGGTGATGCGGGTCTGGGTGCCCTTGGTTTCAGCGACAAACCCGGCGGTCAGGCTGGCAATCCCGGACAGACGCCCGGCAAAGTTCAGCGCCACGCGTTCGCCGGACAAGATCGCGGCGGCTGAGCCCTTGATGGTCATCAAGGTATCGCCGGGGACACAGGGGGAGCCATCCGCGACCAGGGTTTCAACCTGCAGGGCGGGATCCACCAGATGAAAGGCAATGCGGGCGATCTGCATGCCAGAAATAACACCGGCCTCGCGGGCATTCAGCCGCGCTGTATAGCGGGTTTCAGCAGGGATCACCGTGCGGGTGGTGATATCGCCGTTCTGACCCAGATCTTCATGCAGGGCGGCGCGCACCAACGGTTCCAGCAGCAGATCGGGCAGGGCAGCTTGGCGGATCATGGGATGTCCTTTCAAAGGCTTTGGATTACCTTGTTGCGCAGGGCATGGGCCGCGCTGAGGGTGGTTTGGCTGCGCTTGGCGAGGGCAGGGTCTGCCTGCGGAAAATCGGTGCGGAAATGCCCGCCCCGGCTTTCGCGTCGCTCCAGGGCGCAGGCGGCGATCAGTGTGGCGGTGGCGCACATGTTGAGAAAGGCCTCGCCCTGAGACTGGGCTGCTTCCAGCGCCTGCAGGGTGGCAAGTGCTTGCCGCAGCCCTTCGGCGTTGCGGCGCATGCCAACATGGGCCGTCATGGTCTGGCGCAGCTGTTGCACCGCACCCGCATCCATGCTCGACGTTGCTGCCTGGAACACAGGGTGTAGCTCTGCCACCGGCGCTTTTGGCTTTGTGATGGTGTCTGCGATGTCCCGGGCGGCACGGCGGGCATAGACCAGGGCTTCGAGCAACCCGTTCGAGGCCAGCCGATTGGCGCCATGCAACCCGGTTGAGGCAGCCTCGCCGCTGACCCAGAGGCGCTCCAGCGAGGCACGCCCGTGCATATCTGTCTCGATCCCGCCCATGTGATAATGCGCGGCGACAGCCACCGGAATGGGATCTTTTACCGGGTCAATCCCGGCGCGGGCGCAGGTTTCGGCCAGGGCCGGAAAGCGGGTCAGCACCTCGGCGCCAAGGGCGGCACGGGTGTCCAGCATGGGGCGGCGCCCGGCCTGGGTTTCGGCAAAGATGCCCCGTGCAACCACATCACGCGGGGCGAGCTCTGCATCCGGGTGCTGATCCAGCATAAACCGATGGCCCTCTGAATTGATCAGGGTGGCCCCTTCACCGCGCAGGGCTTCTGTCGCCAGAGGGGCGGGGTCTTCGCCGCAGTCAACCGCAGTGGGGTGGAACTGGACAAATTCCGCATCTGCAATGCGGGCACCGGCCCGGGCGGCCAGCCCGATAACCTGGCCCCGAATGCGCGGAGGATTGGTGGTATGGGCAAACAGGCCGCCAGAGCCCCCCCCGGCGAGCAAGACACCGGGGCAGGAGATCAGTACCGGGGCGGAAGGCTGGTCAGAGCGCCGTATCCAGACGCCTGTCACGGTCTCCGCGCGGGTTTCCAGCCGCAGGGCCTCGGTGCCCTCGATAACCTGGATCGAGGGCGTGGCGCGGACCTCTGCGATCAGGGTTTCCATGATTTGCTGGCCGGCCTGATCGCCCTTGACCCGGACAACGCGGGCGGCGGAATGGGCGGCTTCGCGGCTCATCACGTAGTTGCCCTCAGCATCGCGATCAAACGGCGCGCCAAGTTCCGTGAGGTCAAGAATATGATCGCGGGCCATGCGGGTGACCATATCGGCAACCTCGGCATCGACAGTGCCGTCGCCTGCCTTGCGGGTGTCGCGGGCATGGGATTCAGCGCTGTCGCTTTTGGCCATGGCAGCTGCAACGCCTCCCTGGGCCCAGGCGGAACTGGCCCCCAGGCCCAGGGGCTCGGGCGAGATCATCAGCACTGGACGTGGTGCCAGCTCCAGCGCCGCATAAAGCGCCGCAAGACCGGCGCCAACAATGACGATACGGTCGGTTTTCAGCGGTGTGGTCCCAACTGGGGTGTTCATGCGCCTGGCTCCCAAAGCTGCACTGTTGCTGGAGGGGGCGGCACCTCTCAGAGGCCCAGCTTTTGCGACAGATCGATCATTTTCTGCACTGCCTTGCGGGCGCCTTCGGCCACTTTGGGATCAACCTCGATTGGCTCGGACATGGTGTGCAGGGACCAGAGGATTTTCTCCAGCGTGATCTTTTTCATGTAGGGGCACATGTTGCAGGGGCCGACAAAATCCACCTCTGGCAGGCTGTCTGCGATATTGGAGGCCATGGAACATTCGGTGATCAGCAGGGCCTTTTCCGGTTTTTCGTCGGTGACATATTTGATGATGCCGCTGGTGGAGCCAGAGAAATCGGCCTCTGCCACCACATCGGGAGGGCATTCGGGGTGGGCAATCAATCGGGTGCCGGGGTTCCATTCGCGGAATTCACGCAGATCCTTGGCGCTGTATTGCTCGTGCACAATGCA
This genomic interval carries:
- the nadC gene encoding carboxylating nicotinate-nucleotide diphosphorylase, with protein sequence MIRQAALPDLLLEPLVRAALHEDLGQNGDITTRTVIPAETRYTARLNAREAGVISGMQIARIAFHLVDPALQVETLVADGSPCVPGDTLMTIKGSAAAILSGERVALNFAGRLSGIASLTAGFVAETKGTQTRITCTRKTTPGLRMVEKQAVIHGGGSNHRFGLSDAILIKDNHIAAAGGIPQVLNAAKASVSHMMKVEIEVDTLDQLSQVLETGGADVVLLDNMSTPDLIRAVEMTRGHLVTEASGNMKLERIAEVAATGVDFISSGALTHSASTLDLGLDF
- a CDS encoding L-aspartate oxidase, translated to MNTPVGTTPLKTDRIVIVGAGLAALYAALELAPRPVLMISPEPLGLGASSAWAQGGVAAAMAKSDSAESHARDTRKAGDGTVDAEVADMVTRMARDHILDLTELGAPFDRDAEGNYVMSREAAHSAARVVRVKGDQAGQQIMETLIAEVRATPSIQVIEGTEALRLETRAETVTGVWIRRSDQPSAPVLISCPGVLLAGGGSGGLFAHTTNPPRIRGQVIGLAARAGARIADAEFVQFHPTAVDCGEDPAPLATEALRGEGATLINSEGHRFMLDQHPDAELAPRDVVARGIFAETQAGRRPMLDTRAALGAEVLTRFPALAETCARAGIDPVKDPIPVAVAAHYHMGGIETDMHGRASLERLWVSGEAASTGLHGANRLASNGLLEALVYARRAARDIADTITKPKAPVAELHPVFQAATSSMDAGAVQQLRQTMTAHVGMRRNAEGLRQALATLQALEAAQSQGEAFLNMCATATLIAACALERRESRGGHFRTDFPQADPALAKRSQTTLSAAHALRNKVIQSL